In Ailuropoda melanoleuca isolate Jingjing chromosome 4, ASM200744v2, whole genome shotgun sequence, the following proteins share a genomic window:
- the SLC25A23 gene encoding calcium-binding mitochondrial carrier protein SCaMC-3 isoform X1, whose translation MRGGPGDAERRQRWGRLFEELDSNKDGRVDVRELRQGLARLGGGDPDRDTQQGISPEGDADPGGGLDLEEFSRYLQEREQRLLLLFHSLDRNQDGHIDVSEIQQSFRALGISISLEQAEKILHSMDRDGTMTIDWQEWRDHFLLHSLENVEDVVYFWKHSTVLDIGECLTVPDEFSEQEKLTGMWWKQLVAGAVAGAVSRTGTAPLDRLKVFMQVHASKTNKLNILGGLKNMIQEGGMRSLWRGNGINVLKIAPESAIKFMAYEQIKRAIRGQQETLHVQERFVAGSLAGATAQTIIYPMEVLKTRLTLRRTGQYKGLLDCAWQILEREGPRAFYRGYLPNVLGIIPYAGIDLAVYETLKNRWLQQYSHDSADPGILVLLACGTVSSTCGQIASYPLALVRTRMQAQASIEGAPQLSMLGLLRHILSQEGVWGLYRGIAPNFMKVIPAVSISYVVYENMKQALGVTSRSPCFQPWISKLGHWILDIKKPQPPDPDNAMPRSRGPSHWIPDPLTPTTGFLNSFFLTLSPGSLCFDYWIPYISTTTPSIPNHWISDSQALTGWILAPKSTM comes from the exons ATGCGGGGGGGCCCGGGCGATGCGGAGCGGCGGCAGCGCTGGGGTCGCCTCTTCGAGGAGCTGGATAGTAACAAGGATGGCCGCGTGGACGTGCGCGAGTTGCGCCAGGGACTGGCCCGGCTGGGCGGGGGCGACCCGGACCGCGACACCCAACAG GGCATCTCCCCCGAGGGTGACGCTGACCCAGGTGGTGGGCTGGACCTGGAGGAGTTTTCCCGCTACCTGCAGGAGCGGGAACAACGCCTGCTCCTTCTGTTCCACAGTCTGGACCGGAATCAGGATG GTCATATCGATGTGTCCGAGATCCAGCAGAGTTTCCGAGCTCTAGGCATTTCCATCTCACTGGAGCAAGCAGAGAAAATTCTGCACAG CATGGACCGTGACGGCACGATGACCATTGACTGGCAGGAATGGCGCGACCACTTCCTGTTGCATTCACTGGAGAATGTGGAGGATGTGGTCTATTTCTGGAAGCATTCTACG GTCTTGGACATTGGTGAGTGCCTGACTGTCCCTGATGAGTTTTCAGAGCAGGAGAAGCTGACTGGCATGTGGTGGAAGCAGCTGGTGGCGGGTGCGGTGGCAGGTGCCGTGTCGCGGACTGGCACAGCCCCTCTGGACCGCCTGAAGGTCTTCATGCAG GTCCATGCCTCCAAGACCAACAAGCTAAACATTCTGGGGGGCCTAAAGAACATGATCCAAGAGGGGGGCATGCGCTCCCTGTGGCGTGGCAATGGAATTAACGTGCTCAAGATTGCACCTGAGTCGGCCATCAAGTTCATGGCCTATGAGCAG ATCAAGCGGGCCATTCGGGGGCAGCAGGAGACGCTGCACGTGCAGGAGCGCTTTGTCGCTGGCTCGCTGGCCGGTGCCACAGCCCAAACCATCATTTACCCCATGGAG GTGCTGAAGACACGGCTGACCCTGCGCCGGACAGGCCAGTACAAGGGGCTGCTGGACTGTGCGTGGCAGATCCTGGAGCGAGAGGGGCCCCGCGCCTTCTACCGCGGCTACCTGCCCAACGTGCTGGGCATCATCCCCTACGCGGGCATCGACCTGGCCGTCTATGAG ACCCTGAAGAACCGGTGGCTCCAGCAATATAGCCACGACTCGGCCGACCCAGGCATCCTCGTGCTCCTGGCCTGCGGCACCGTCTCCAGCACCTGTGGCCAGATAGCCAGCTACCCCCTGGCCCTGGTCCGGACCCGCATGCAGGCCCAAG cctccatCGAGGGCGCCCCCCAGCTCTCCATGCTGGGTCTGCTCCGTCACATCCTGTCCCAGGAGGGCGTGTGGGGCCTCTACCGGGGCATTGCCCCCAACTTCATGAAGGTTATCCCGGCTGTGAGCATCTCCTATGTGGTCTACGAGAACATGAAGCAGGCCCTGGGGGTCACGTCCAG ATCCCCATGCTTCCAGCCCTGGATCTCCAAGCTCGGCCACTGGATTCTGGATATCAAGAAGCCTCAGCCACCGGATCCTGACAATGCAATGCCTAGATCCCGGGGCCCCAGCCACTGGATCCCAGATCCCCTCACCCCAACTACTGGATTCctgaattcctttttcttgaCACTGAGTCCCGGATCCCTCTGCTTTGACTACTGGATTCCCTACATTTCAACCACTACACCCTCAATCCCCAACCACTGGATCTCGGATTCCCAAGCCCTGACCGGCTGGATCCTGGCGCCTAAATCCACAATGTGA
- the SLC25A23 gene encoding calcium-binding mitochondrial carrier protein SCaMC-3 isoform X2: MDRDGTMTIDWQEWRDHFLLHSLENVEDVVYFWKHSTVLDIGECLTVPDEFSEQEKLTGMWWKQLVAGAVAGAVSRTGTAPLDRLKVFMQVHASKTNKLNILGGLKNMIQEGGMRSLWRGNGINVLKIAPESAIKFMAYEQIKRAIRGQQETLHVQERFVAGSLAGATAQTIIYPMEVLKTRLTLRRTGQYKGLLDCAWQILEREGPRAFYRGYLPNVLGIIPYAGIDLAVYETLKNRWLQQYSHDSADPGILVLLACGTVSSTCGQIASYPLALVRTRMQAQASIEGAPQLSMLGLLRHILSQEGVWGLYRGIAPNFMKVIPAVSISYVVYENMKQALGVTSRSPCFQPWISKLGHWILDIKKPQPPDPDNAMPRSRGPSHWIPDPLTPTTGFLNSFFLTLSPGSLCFDYWIPYISTTTPSIPNHWISDSQALTGWILAPKSTM, encoded by the exons ATGGACCGTGACGGCACGATGACCATTGACTGGCAGGAATGGCGCGACCACTTCCTGTTGCATTCACTGGAGAATGTGGAGGATGTGGTCTATTTCTGGAAGCATTCTACG GTCTTGGACATTGGTGAGTGCCTGACTGTCCCTGATGAGTTTTCAGAGCAGGAGAAGCTGACTGGCATGTGGTGGAAGCAGCTGGTGGCGGGTGCGGTGGCAGGTGCCGTGTCGCGGACTGGCACAGCCCCTCTGGACCGCCTGAAGGTCTTCATGCAG GTCCATGCCTCCAAGACCAACAAGCTAAACATTCTGGGGGGCCTAAAGAACATGATCCAAGAGGGGGGCATGCGCTCCCTGTGGCGTGGCAATGGAATTAACGTGCTCAAGATTGCACCTGAGTCGGCCATCAAGTTCATGGCCTATGAGCAG ATCAAGCGGGCCATTCGGGGGCAGCAGGAGACGCTGCACGTGCAGGAGCGCTTTGTCGCTGGCTCGCTGGCCGGTGCCACAGCCCAAACCATCATTTACCCCATGGAG GTGCTGAAGACACGGCTGACCCTGCGCCGGACAGGCCAGTACAAGGGGCTGCTGGACTGTGCGTGGCAGATCCTGGAGCGAGAGGGGCCCCGCGCCTTCTACCGCGGCTACCTGCCCAACGTGCTGGGCATCATCCCCTACGCGGGCATCGACCTGGCCGTCTATGAG ACCCTGAAGAACCGGTGGCTCCAGCAATATAGCCACGACTCGGCCGACCCAGGCATCCTCGTGCTCCTGGCCTGCGGCACCGTCTCCAGCACCTGTGGCCAGATAGCCAGCTACCCCCTGGCCCTGGTCCGGACCCGCATGCAGGCCCAAG cctccatCGAGGGCGCCCCCCAGCTCTCCATGCTGGGTCTGCTCCGTCACATCCTGTCCCAGGAGGGCGTGTGGGGCCTCTACCGGGGCATTGCCCCCAACTTCATGAAGGTTATCCCGGCTGTGAGCATCTCCTATGTGGTCTACGAGAACATGAAGCAGGCCCTGGGGGTCACGTCCAG ATCCCCATGCTTCCAGCCCTGGATCTCCAAGCTCGGCCACTGGATTCTGGATATCAAGAAGCCTCAGCCACCGGATCCTGACAATGCAATGCCTAGATCCCGGGGCCCCAGCCACTGGATCCCAGATCCCCTCACCCCAACTACTGGATTCctgaattcctttttcttgaCACTGAGTCCCGGATCCCTCTGCTTTGACTACTGGATTCCCTACATTTCAACCACTACACCCTCAATCCCCAACCACTGGATCTCGGATTCCCAAGCCCTGACCGGCTGGATCCTGGCGCCTAAATCCACAATGTGA